Proteins encoded in a region of the Streptomyces akebiae genome:
- a CDS encoding FG-GAP and VCBS repeat-containing protein: MRARTLPVATVAALALAVTGLAAPSAGAAPSGAADDFNGDGYRDLAIGTPKASGGTVTVLFGSSSGVSRTRFVNVTQNTPGVPGATESVDKFGENVTSGDVNHDGYADLIVGAPGEEVTGKPRGSVTIVWGGAKPFTSGGIALTAPTAEAAGFGEGVAFADLDGDGTAQLAVVGADTFWWYGDGGPTQEGAIAPEFDFLPDGVRLDGVVAGHFSSKDGGNGYEYILHGSRTEPDGSPAPGYVGVLRGGPGDIGSVHTVLSDDGTTGSAAWWSSAVATGDINGDGYEDLVVADSAGGKGGSFTVRYGSASGLPLKGRTYHQDSPGVPGTDEAYDAFGSALALGDVTGDGRADLAIGAPGEEVDGKRTVGNVVLLKGSSSGLTTSGAQSFHQATAGVPGAAEAGDHFGSSLRLRDINGNGKADLAIGAYGEDVVPNGYDDGAAWVLRGSASGLTTTSATSFNATDFGYPVVEGRKFASVFAR, encoded by the coding sequence TTGCGCGCACGAACCCTGCCGGTGGCCACGGTCGCCGCCCTCGCCCTCGCCGTCACCGGACTCGCCGCACCCTCGGCCGGGGCGGCGCCCTCCGGTGCGGCGGACGATTTCAACGGCGACGGCTACCGCGATCTCGCCATCGGCACGCCCAAGGCGAGCGGCGGTACGGTCACCGTCCTCTTCGGCTCCTCCTCCGGCGTCAGCCGGACCCGGTTCGTGAACGTCACCCAGAACACCCCCGGCGTGCCCGGTGCCACGGAGAGCGTGGACAAATTCGGGGAGAACGTCACCAGCGGCGACGTGAACCACGACGGCTACGCCGACCTGATCGTCGGCGCCCCCGGTGAGGAGGTCACCGGCAAGCCGCGCGGCTCGGTGACGATCGTCTGGGGCGGCGCGAAGCCGTTCACCTCCGGCGGTATCGCCCTGACCGCCCCGACCGCCGAGGCGGCCGGCTTCGGCGAGGGCGTGGCCTTCGCCGATCTCGACGGGGACGGAACCGCCCAGCTCGCCGTCGTGGGTGCCGACACGTTCTGGTGGTACGGCGACGGAGGACCCACGCAGGAGGGCGCGATCGCCCCCGAATTCGACTTCCTGCCGGACGGCGTGCGACTCGACGGCGTCGTGGCCGGCCACTTCTCCTCCAAGGACGGCGGCAACGGCTACGAGTACATCCTGCACGGGAGCCGGACCGAGCCCGACGGCTCCCCCGCCCCCGGCTACGTCGGGGTGCTGCGCGGCGGCCCCGGCGACATCGGCTCCGTACACACGGTCCTGAGCGACGACGGGACGACCGGCTCGGCGGCATGGTGGTCGTCGGCGGTCGCGACGGGCGACATCAACGGCGACGGGTACGAGGACCTGGTCGTCGCCGACTCCGCGGGTGGCAAGGGCGGTTCGTTCACGGTGCGCTACGGGTCGGCGTCCGGGCTGCCGCTCAAGGGCCGCACGTACCACCAGGACAGTCCCGGGGTCCCCGGCACCGACGAGGCCTACGACGCCTTCGGCTCCGCGCTCGCCCTCGGCGACGTGACCGGCGACGGCCGTGCGGACCTCGCGATCGGCGCCCCCGGAGAGGAGGTCGACGGCAAGCGCACCGTCGGCAACGTCGTACTCCTCAAGGGGAGTTCGAGTGGTCTGACGACGAGCGGCGCCCAGTCCTTCCACCAGGCCACTGCGGGGGTACCGGGTGCCGCGGAGGCCGGCGACCACTTCGGCTCGTCCCTGCGCCTGCGTGACATCAACGGCAACGGCAAGGCCGACCTCGCGATCGGCGCGTACGGCGAGGACGTCGTGCCGAACGGCTACGACGACGGCGCGGCATGGGTGCTGCGGGGCTCGGCCTCCGGCCTCACGACCACCTCGGCGACCTCTTTCAACGCGACGGACTTCGGATACCCGGTGGTGGAGGGCCGGAAGTTCGCGAGCGTCTTCGCCCGCTGA
- a CDS encoding tryptophan dimethylallyltransferase family protein, which yields MNAYTRHCAHGPGGGAATPPPFPASDPVGEAESRRAPDRLGHFTAAQLGRLCEVAGIDARQRTTHQRVLSELLGPAAALPLDGPPPSPCFVSDDHTPVEFSLSFPAGTAPVLRVLVDPGFAARSLRNNARTAWAAVGRLAAQWGIGLGELTRLSDLFLPPEPHGPLTLWCALELRPTGPTGVKLYLNPGARGVERAMETVAEAMTRLGHARAFEPVRRYVAARSPERCAFMFFALDVGPWTEPRVKVYVVHPGATAAEAADAARPVPGASPERVADLCRLVGGDATFDRLPLVSCYSFTGADTHHPTGHGIHVPVRAYVRDDRAARDRAVRLLRQYGVPTAPLDHALAALTPRRLTAGVGLISYLSLVQAGRQAPRITTYFSSEAYRVLPPRGDTAPRSPAKDRPAEPGSTEPGPATPRSTEPGPAATSPTASRTTD from the coding sequence ATGAACGCCTACACACGGCACTGCGCCCACGGGCCCGGCGGAGGCGCGGCGACCCCGCCCCCGTTCCCGGCATCCGACCCGGTCGGGGAGGCCGAGAGCCGCCGCGCCCCGGACCGACTGGGGCACTTCACCGCCGCACAGCTGGGACGGCTGTGCGAGGTGGCCGGAATCGACGCCAGGCAGCGGACCACTCACCAGCGGGTCCTGTCCGAACTGCTGGGCCCGGCCGCCGCGCTGCCCTTGGACGGCCCACCGCCTTCCCCCTGCTTCGTCTCGGACGACCACACACCGGTGGAGTTCTCCCTGTCCTTCCCCGCCGGTACCGCTCCGGTCCTGCGTGTGCTGGTCGACCCGGGCTTCGCCGCCCGGTCGCTGCGGAACAACGCCCGCACGGCATGGGCCGCGGTGGGGCGCCTGGCGGCCCAATGGGGGATCGGGCTGGGAGAGCTGACCCGCCTGAGCGACCTCTTCCTCCCGCCGGAGCCCCACGGCCCGCTGACCCTGTGGTGCGCCCTCGAACTGCGGCCGACCGGCCCCACGGGAGTCAAGCTGTACCTGAATCCGGGCGCCCGGGGCGTCGAGCGCGCCATGGAGACCGTCGCCGAGGCCATGACGAGGCTCGGCCACGCCCGCGCCTTCGAACCCGTACGGCGCTACGTGGCCGCCCGCTCGCCGGAGCGGTGCGCCTTCATGTTCTTCGCCCTGGACGTGGGCCCGTGGACCGAGCCGCGGGTGAAGGTCTACGTCGTACACCCCGGCGCCACGGCCGCCGAAGCGGCCGACGCAGCCCGTCCGGTGCCCGGGGCGAGCCCGGAACGGGTCGCGGACCTGTGCCGCCTCGTCGGCGGGGACGCCACCTTCGACCGGCTCCCGCTCGTCTCCTGCTACTCGTTCACCGGCGCGGACACTCACCACCCGACCGGCCACGGCATCCACGTCCCAGTCCGGGCCTACGTCCGCGACGACCGGGCGGCACGCGACCGTGCCGTACGGCTCCTGCGCCAGTACGGCGTACCCACCGCGCCACTCGACCATGCCCTGGCCGCGCTCACCCCCCGCCGCCTTACCGCCGGCGTCGGCCTCATCTCCTATCTGAGCCTGGTCCAGGCGGGGCGGCAGGCACCCCGGATCACCACCTACTTCTCCTCCGAGGCGTACCGCGTCCTCCCACCACGGGGTGACACCGCACCGCGGAGCCCTGCGAAGGACCGACCCGCCGAGCCGGGCTCCACCGAGCCGGGCCCCGCAACGCCGCGTTCCACCGAGCCGGGCCCGGCTGCCACGAGCCCGACAGCGTCGCGCACGACCGACTGA
- a CDS encoding class I SAM-dependent DNA methyltransferase produces MTGDRDRWAELTGGQAGEEYARRFARLAASGQDIHGEADFCAALLARPAVRVLDAGCGTGRIAIRLAELGHSCTGVDIDPSMLAVARREAPEQEWLLGDLARLDTLGLEPGYDLTIAAGNVIPLLAPGTEAAVVQQLAAVMGPGGLLVTGMGLDAAHLPLPEPTVTLAEFDHWCDRAGLTLRQRYATWSADPYEEGCGYAVSVHSRSTV; encoded by the coding sequence ATGACCGGAGATCGTGACCGTTGGGCCGAACTGACCGGCGGACAAGCCGGGGAGGAGTACGCCCGGCGTTTCGCGCGGCTCGCCGCATCGGGCCAGGACATCCACGGCGAGGCCGATTTCTGCGCGGCGTTGCTGGCGCGGCCCGCCGTCCGCGTGCTCGACGCCGGCTGCGGCACCGGCCGGATCGCGATCCGGCTCGCCGAACTGGGCCACTCCTGCACCGGCGTGGACATCGACCCCTCGATGCTCGCCGTCGCCCGCCGGGAGGCCCCCGAGCAGGAGTGGCTCCTCGGCGACCTCGCCCGTCTGGACACCCTCGGCCTGGAACCGGGCTACGACCTGACGATCGCCGCCGGGAACGTCATCCCGCTCCTGGCGCCGGGCACCGAGGCCGCAGTCGTCCAGCAGTTGGCCGCCGTAATGGGCCCCGGCGGACTGCTGGTCACGGGCATGGGCCTGGACGCGGCCCACCTGCCGCTGCCGGAACCGACGGTCACCCTCGCGGAGTTCGACCACTGGTGCGACAGGGCCGGACTGACCCTGCGGCAGCGCTACGCCACGTGGAGCGCAGACCCCTACGAAGAGGGCTGCGGCTATGCCGTCAGCGTGCACTCCCGCTCCACCGTGTGA
- a CDS encoding NAD(P)/FAD-dependent oxidoreductase, with protein MKVIIIGAGVLGLSVARELAVAGQEVLLLDQRGAGTGTSATTFAWTNSSRKPDPAYHRLNLAGMEQHARLAERLPGAPSYVPSGALQWADAANEQRLADNVARLRSLGYPVHWVTADEATRTAGELRVPATITSIAHFPSEGYVLPELFVRNLLADARQHGATYLTGEVEAVDDGPDGVTVTLVGGQVHTGDRVVLSAGRWSQRLAARAGIDIPMVTDTGRGAQTVGLLGYAASPVLDLRCVIHSPGLNLRPGTDGRTVLQALDLNADVDPADPPSVDGDIARTLARRFSALLPGPRREPEIELRVGLRSLPADGHTVAGYASGRSRVYCLVSHSGVTLAPILGRLVAAELTTDQEQSLLRSFRPTRFKGVPRSDVEVDQRAVGLGEQ; from the coding sequence ATGAAGGTCATCATCATCGGTGCCGGTGTACTGGGCCTGAGCGTCGCGAGGGAACTCGCCGTCGCCGGCCAGGAGGTGCTCCTCCTCGATCAGCGGGGAGCCGGTACCGGCACGAGCGCGACCACCTTCGCCTGGACCAACTCCAGCCGGAAGCCCGACCCGGCCTACCACCGGCTGAATCTCGCGGGCATGGAGCAGCACGCCAGGCTCGCCGAGCGACTGCCCGGTGCGCCGTCCTACGTCCCCAGCGGGGCGCTGCAGTGGGCGGACGCCGCGAACGAGCAGCGGCTCGCCGACAACGTGGCACGGCTGCGGTCTCTCGGCTACCCCGTGCACTGGGTCACGGCCGACGAGGCCACGCGGACGGCGGGCGAGCTGCGCGTCCCGGCGACCATCACCTCCATCGCGCACTTCCCGAGCGAGGGGTACGTGCTGCCGGAACTCTTCGTGCGCAACCTGCTCGCCGACGCCCGGCAGCACGGTGCCACGTACCTGACCGGTGAGGTCGAGGCCGTCGACGACGGGCCGGACGGAGTCACCGTCACTCTCGTCGGGGGCCAGGTCCATACGGGGGATCGCGTCGTCCTGTCGGCCGGGCGTTGGAGCCAGCGGCTCGCCGCGCGGGCCGGGATCGACATTCCCATGGTGACCGACACGGGTCGTGGAGCGCAGACCGTCGGCCTGCTCGGGTACGCCGCGTCCCCCGTCCTCGACCTGCGCTGCGTGATCCACAGCCCGGGCCTCAACCTCCGCCCAGGCACCGACGGGCGTACGGTCCTCCAGGCCCTCGACCTGAACGCCGACGTCGATCCGGCGGACCCTCCCTCCGTCGACGGGGACATCGCGCGCACCCTCGCCCGGCGGTTCTCCGCGCTGCTGCCCGGCCCCCGCCGGGAACCGGAGATCGAGCTGCGTGTCGGTCTGCGGTCACTGCCCGCGGACGGCCACACCGTCGCCGGCTACGCCTCCGGGCGGTCCCGCGTCTACTGCCTCGTCTCGCACAGCGGCGTCACCCTGGCACCGATTCTGGGGCGCCTGGTCGCGGCCGAACTCACCACCGATCAGGAGCAGAGCCTTCTCCGGTCCTTCCGGCCCACCCGGTTCAAGGGCGTACCCCGCTCGGACGTCGAGGTGGACCAACGGGCCGTCGGGCTGGGCGAGCAGTAG
- a CDS encoding GntR family transcriptional regulator: protein MAAPLYVQIRREIEARIRAGELPPGTRLPTEKDLSVQHGVSRATAQRVLNDLAEAGLAIRRRRHGTFVADVTRQINLLNFVTPATAAKGAPGRHEVVSARIVRAVDAVLALPGADADTAVVELVRRKLNVREEPQSIERHVVLFAAAPDLLDENLEDLVTLPYLQRRGVPVDAIRLYLDPVVLDEHDAALLNSEVGTPALMRRRELRAEDATTVEVVTTLVRPGTAEFFLELPVPPM, encoded by the coding sequence GTGGCCGCGCCGCTTTACGTACAGATCAGACGAGAGATCGAAGCGAGGATCCGGGCCGGGGAACTGCCTCCCGGCACGCGGTTGCCGACCGAGAAGGATCTCTCCGTTCAACACGGTGTCAGCCGCGCCACGGCACAACGCGTCCTGAACGACCTGGCGGAGGCGGGGCTGGCGATCCGGCGGCGGCGTCACGGTACGTTCGTCGCGGACGTGACGCGGCAGATCAATCTGCTCAACTTCGTCACCCCCGCGACAGCCGCCAAAGGCGCACCGGGCCGGCACGAGGTCGTGTCCGCACGGATCGTCAGGGCCGTCGACGCGGTCCTGGCCCTCCCCGGCGCCGACGCGGACACGGCCGTGGTGGAACTGGTCCGCCGCAAGTTGAACGTGCGCGAGGAGCCGCAGTCGATCGAGCGGCACGTCGTGCTGTTCGCGGCCGCCCCCGACCTGCTGGACGAGAACCTCGAAGACCTCGTCACCCTCCCGTACCTGCAGCGCAGAGGCGTACCCGTCGACGCGATCCGGCTCTACCTCGACCCGGTGGTCCTCGACGAGCACGACGCCGCCCTGCTGAACAGCGAGGTCGGGACCCCGGCGCTGATGAGGCGCAGGGAGTTGCGCGCGGAGGACGCGACCACCGTCGAGGTGGTCACGACCCTCGTCCGGCCGGGAACCGCCGAGTTCTTCCTGGAGCTGCCGGTCCCGCCCATGTGA
- a CDS encoding tryptophanase, with amino-acid sequence MEPYRIKVVEPIPVTTREQRQAALARVHYNLFDLRADEVTVDLLTDSGTGALSAAQLSAAMEGDESYAGSRSFHRFHDTVRELTGYPHILPVHQGRAAERLLASTLLGPGRIFLSNTHFDTLRANVALVGGEAWDLPCPEAEDLDSREPFKGNIDTARLKAVLEGPDGSRVAAVIMTLTNNGGGGQPVSMANLTLTSALCREHRVPLILDAARFAENAWLVTRREPGYRDHSPRQVAEEAFRLADGCTMSAKKDGIAHIGGFLGLRDSDLARRCELLLIATEGFPTYGGLAGRDLDMVAQGLREVTDPGYLRARAEDTAYLADVVRSAGVDIVEPPGLHALYLNAGRLLPHIPPHHFPGQALACQLYLEGGIRSVELGSLYLGTEDESGAPLTSAPYELLRLAIPRRTYTRGHFDHIGRTLARTVRDAHLVPGLRITEQPALLRQFRSKLAPVGP; translated from the coding sequence GTGGAACCGTACCGGATCAAGGTCGTCGAGCCGATTCCCGTCACCACCCGCGAACAGCGTCAGGCCGCCCTCGCCCGGGTCCACTACAACCTCTTCGACCTGCGGGCCGACGAGGTCACCGTCGACCTGCTCACCGACTCGGGCACCGGAGCCCTGTCCGCGGCCCAGCTATCCGCCGCCATGGAAGGCGACGAGTCCTACGCGGGCTCGCGCTCCTTCCATCGCTTCCATGACACCGTCCGGGAACTCACCGGATACCCGCACATCCTGCCGGTGCACCAGGGACGCGCGGCCGAACGGCTCCTGGCCTCCACGCTCCTGGGCCCCGGCAGGATCTTCCTGAGCAACACGCACTTCGACACCCTGCGGGCCAATGTCGCGCTGGTCGGGGGTGAGGCCTGGGACCTGCCCTGCCCCGAGGCCGAAGACCTGGACAGCCGCGAGCCGTTCAAGGGGAACATCGACACCGCCCGTCTCAAGGCAGTCCTGGAAGGCCCCGACGGCAGCCGTGTCGCCGCGGTGATCATGACGCTCACCAACAACGGCGGCGGGGGCCAGCCGGTGTCCATGGCCAACCTGACCCTGACCTCCGCGCTCTGCCGGGAGCACCGCGTGCCCCTGATCCTGGACGCGGCGCGGTTCGCGGAGAACGCCTGGCTGGTCACCCGGCGCGAGCCCGGCTACCGCGACCACAGTCCCCGGCAGGTCGCCGAGGAGGCCTTCCGGCTCGCCGACGGATGCACGATGAGCGCGAAGAAGGACGGCATCGCCCACATCGGCGGCTTTCTCGGCCTGCGCGACAGCGATCTGGCCCGGCGCTGCGAGTTGCTGCTCATCGCCACCGAGGGGTTCCCCACCTACGGCGGACTGGCGGGCCGCGACCTGGACATGGTCGCCCAGGGCCTGCGCGAGGTCACCGACCCGGGGTATCTCCGCGCCCGGGCCGAGGACACCGCCTATCTGGCGGACGTGGTGCGGTCGGCGGGCGTCGACATCGTAGAGCCGCCCGGGCTGCACGCGCTCTACCTCAACGCCGGCCGTCTGCTGCCGCACATCCCGCCGCACCACTTCCCCGGCCAGGCACTGGCCTGCCAGTTGTATCTGGAGGGCGGCATCCGTTCCGTGGAACTCGGCTCCCTCTACCTGGGCACCGAGGACGAGTCCGGCGCCCCCCTCACCAGCGCCCCGTACGAACTGCTGCGACTGGCCATTCCCCGCAGGACCTACACGCGCGGCCACTTCGACCACATCGGCCGGACGCTGGCCCGCACGGTCCGCGACGCCCACCTCGTCCCCGGCCTCCGCATCACCGAACAGCCCGCCCTGCTACGCCAGTTCCGCTCGAAACTCGCCCCCGTAGGCCCGTAG